In the genome of Cuculus canorus isolate bCucCan1 chromosome 28, bCucCan1.pri, whole genome shotgun sequence, one region contains:
- the LOC128849371 gene encoding scale keratin-like has translation MSSGGQLVSSRCYPPCEVTCPQPYADAWNEPCVTSCGDSRAVVYAPPVVVTFPGPILSSCPQESIVGTAFPSPIGGFHGASGSLEGGSYGGFGSSGMGGSYGGGSSLGIGGSYGGGSSFGSGGSYGGGSSLGVGGSYGGGSSFGSGGLYGGSRSFGGSGGGRRSFSSRSYGGGFGSSFGGGSSCGYRRFGGGSCGYGYF, from the coding sequence ATGTCTTCTGGAGGACAGCTCGTGAGCAGTAGATGCTACCCACCCTGCGAGGTGACCTGCCCACAGCCATACGCTGATGCCTGGAATGAGCCCTGTGTCACCTCCTGTGGGGACTCCCGTGCAGTGGTCTATGCACCACCCGTGGTCGTCACCTTCCCAGGGCCCATCCTCAGCTCGTGCCCTCAGGAGAGCATCGTGGGCACTGCCTTCCCATCACCCATTGGCGGGTTTCATGGAGCATCAGGCTCTCTAGAAGGAGGTTCCTACGGAGGCTTTGGCTCATCAGGGATGGGTGGCTCGTACGGTGGGGGCAGTTCCTTGGGAATTGGAGGCTCGTATGGAGGAGGTAGTTCATTTGGCTCTGGGGGCTCCTACGGAGGTGGCAGTTCCCTGGGAGTGGGAGGCTCCTATGGAGGAGGTAGCTCGTTTGGCTCTGGGGGCTTGTATGGAGGAAGCAGGTCATTTGGGGGCTCAGGTGGAGGCAGAAGATCCTTTAGTTCCCGCTCATATGGTGGGGGCTTTGGGAGCTCCTTCGGAGGAGGCAGCTCCTGTGGTTACCGGCGGTTTGGTGGAGGAAGCTGTGGCTACGGTTATTTCTGA
- the LOC104059558 gene encoding keratin, type I cytoskeletal 9, producing the protein MSSGGLLSSRCSQPCEVTCPQPYADAWNEPCVTSCGDSRAVVYPPPVVITFPGPILSSCPQESIVGTAFPSPIGGSHGASGSLEGGSYGGFGSSGMGGSYGGGSSLGVGGSYGGGSSFGSGGSYGGGSSLGIGGSYGGGSSFGSGGSYGGGSSLGVGGSYGGGSSFGSGGLYGGSRSFGGSGGGRRSFSSRSYGGGFGSSFGGGSSCGYRRFGGGSCGYGYF; encoded by the coding sequence ATGTCTTCTGGAGGACTACTGAGCAGTAGATGCTCCCAACCCTGCGAGGTGACCTGCCCACAGCCATACGCTGATGCCTGGAATGAGCCCTGCGTCACCTCCTGTGGGGACTCCCGTGCCGTGGTTTACCCACCACCCGTGGTCATCACCTTCCCGGGGCCCATCCTCAGCTCGTGCCCTCAGGAGAGCATCGTGGGCACTGCGTTCCCATCACCCATTGGCGGGTCTCATGGAGCATCAGGCTCTCTAGAAGGAGGTTCCTACGGAGGCTTTGGCTCATCAGGGATGGGTGGCTCGTACGGTGGGGGCAGTTCCCTAGGAGTGGGAGGCTCGTATGGAGGAGGTAGTTCATTTGGCTCTGGGGGCTCCTACGGAGGAGGCAGTTCCTTGGGAATAGGAGGCTCCTATGGAGGAGGTAGTTCATTTGGCTCTGGGGGCTCCTACGGAGGTGGCAGTTCCCTGGGAGTGGGAGGCTCCTATGGAGGAGGTAGCTCGTTTGGCTCGGGGGGCTTGTATGGAGGAAGCAGGTCATTTGGGGGCTCAGGCGGAGGCAGAAGATCCTTTAGTTCCCGCTCATATGGTGGGGGCTTTGGGAGCTCCTTCGGAGGAGGCAGCTCCTGTGGTTACCGGCGGTTTGGTGGAGGAAGCTGTGGCTACGGTTATTTCTGA